The following coding sequences lie in one Zingiber officinale cultivar Zhangliang chromosome 2B, Zo_v1.1, whole genome shotgun sequence genomic window:
- the LOC122049070 gene encoding transcription factor MYB54-like — MASDEVIPIGGIGFFAGQLLPSFVGSSSPSSSREKGCASSGEQAWGFQCFVGGKECHEDEKRSDQGEEADQAGDGSFNLECVQQQKLCVRGHWRPAEDAKLKELVSHYGPQNWNLIAEKLEGRSGKSCRLRWFNQLDPRINRSAFAEEEEERLLVAHRLYGNKWALISRLFPGRTDNAVKNHWHVIMARKHREQSAYRRRKTSALSSLDSPLLSPHAIASDGMELCMPINACNGDSTITNARNESASTGTDLSLNSFPSTFPASRCPSPAQLFPPCDIFSELNVSGIAPMGMEAEVSATVAVTFRWSNAWPQGEADDGRKKIRIPFIDFLGVGAT, encoded by the exons ATGGCTTCAGATGAGGTGATACCCATAGGTGGCATTGGGTTCTTTGCTGGACAACTGCTGCCTTCATTCGTTggatcttcttctccctctagctctaGGGAGAAGGGATGTGCGAGCAGTGGTGAGCAAGCTTGGGGATTTCAGTGTTTTGTAGGGGGCAAGGAGTGCCATGAGGATGAGAAGAGAAGTGACCAAGGTGAGGAAGCTGATCAAGCAGGCGATGGCAGTTTCAATCTTGAGTGCGTCCAACAGCAGAAGCTTTGCGTCAGGGGTCACTGGAGGCCAGCTGAGGATGCCAAACTCAAGGAGCTTGTCTCTCACTATGGCCCTCAGAACTGGAACCTGATTGCCGAGAAGCTAGAAGGAAGATCAG GGAAGAGCTGCAGGTTGAGGTGGTTCAACCAGTTGGACCCGAGGATTAACAGAAGTGCCTTcgccgaggaggaagaagagagacttTTGGTCGCTCACAGGCTTTACGGCAACAAATGGGCACTGATTTCCAGGCTCTTTCCCGGGAGGACAGACAACGCAGTGAAGAACCATTGGCATGTGATCATGGCAAGGAAGCACAGAGAGCAATCTGCCTACAGGAGGAGGAAGACCTCCGCTCTCTCTTCCTTAGACTCCCCCTTGCTCTCACCTCACGCCATTGCCTCCGACGGAATGGAGTTGTGCATGCCCATTAATGCTTGCAATGGCGATTCCACCATCACCAACGCCAGAAACGAGTCTGCCTCCACCGGCACAGACCTCTCCCTCAACTCCTTCCCCAGCACTTTCCCCGCTTCCCGTTGTCCTTCCCCAGCCCAGCTCTTCCCTCCCTGTGATATCTTCAGCG AGTTAAATGTCTCCGGAATTGCCCCTATGGGCATGGAGGCAGAGGTTTCTGCAACTGTTGCAGTGACCTTCCGCTGGAGCAATGCCTGGCCACAAGGGGAAGCAGATGATGGAAGAAAGAAGATCAGGATACCCTTTATTGATTTCCTCGGCGTTGGCGCGACATAG